The Calditrichota bacterium genome contains a region encoding:
- a CDS encoding co-chaperone GroES: MKIQPIGDKILVQRLEEPAQRGPIVVPDTAKERPQR, encoded by the coding sequence ATGAAGATCCAACCCATAGGCGACAAGATTCTCGTGCAAAGACTGGAGGAGCCGGCACAGCGCGGCCCCATCGTGGTACCAGACACGGCCAAGGAACGCCCGCAGCGC